Proteins from one Parasteatoda tepidariorum isolate YZ-2023 chromosome 4, CAS_Ptep_4.0, whole genome shotgun sequence genomic window:
- the LOC107450275 gene encoding ectonucleotide pyrophosphatase/phosphodiesterase family member 3 isoform X1 has product MEAIQRLRSACCTANAATPWYKNKLYVSFGLFQSIALLVGVYFLGKSHGFIDPKEPEEIIVSSNSDLIENSPSQLAPAGGCPRQQGKCPSSFQGTPPLLLISLDGFRPDYLKRGISPTLNKIAQCGSSADFMYPVFPSKTFPNHYSIVTGLNPESHGIVDNNMYDPKTRKIFKMNIPEALNPFWYLKDPIWVTALKQGKKTASFYWPGSDVKINNVLPTYSRKYVAKTSYNARVDQILQWLELPPANRPSFLTLYVNQPDNAGHRNGPDSKEVNQAVRGVDQMIERLFAGLQSKNLLNCVNVIILSDHGMSSTDCKLVVNVENYVNVSNIFSTMGPFGRVRPKGRRDANVLNSLIKKMQCQSQHMRVYPKEQLPVRWHYADSDRIEPIFLDMDSRWTVVSRSAKSGDDICSGGAHGYDNYYTDMRSIFMAHGPSIKSSTKIKPFINTELYELMTELINIQPEPNNGTRGSLHQILKSPKKLPIQLEQDPPATGLVPRDNQDYKFRVDAAECSCKQARKQVEITDKDSKRDLHLPFGVPYSAQDNRTLLMMYNEENIIAFDLKYRLPSWTSFNLEKKEEVSKVGDVCFTADARIPNADTAKCSDYDNTVVKRKSIVQRPLYPISFSKSATKEQALYVSNSIPKSMNHTNSLETEINRILNRWAAQSGSLNVVMGAAFDLSANGLKQSLGKIIRLKEKYGSLVVPTHIFVIATWCTTSSDSLKNCPPSKLDSKGFLLPNDPFTQNCESPSAMIEKNSARVVDIENLTGLSFFTGLPVYDAVRLRTGMPQRSVS; this is encoded by the exons CTCTTCCAATCAATCGCTCTGCTTGTTGGCGTCTATTTTCTAGGCAAATCTCATGGTTTCATTGATCCAAAAGAACCTGAAGAAATCATCGTTTCTTCAAATTCTGACCTTATAG aaAATTCTCCATCGCAATTAGCACCTGCTGGAGGATGTCCAAGGCAGCAAGGAAAATGCCCGTCGAG tTTTCAAGGCACTCCACCTCTACTCTTGATATCTTTGGATGGATTCCGCCCTGATTATTTAAAGAGGGGTATATCTCCCACTCTCAACAAAATAGCTCAGTGCGGCTCAAGTGCAGATTTTATGTATCCAGTTTTTCCTTCGAAAACATTTCCCAACCACTACAGTATCGTTACC GGGTTAAATCCTGAATCTCACGGCATTGTGGATAACAATATGTACGATCCAAAGAcccgaaaaatatttaaaatgaatatccCAGAGGCTTTGAATCCCTTCTGGTACCTGAAAGATCCG ATATGGGTAACTGCTCTAAAGCAAGGTAAGAAAACTGCCTCATTCTACTGGCCAGGATcagatgtaaaaattaataacgtgTTACCCACTTACAGTAGAAAATATGTTGC AAAAACGAGTTATAATGCTAGGGTTGATCAGATTCTTCAATGGTTGGAACTCCCTCCTGCTAATCGACCTAGTTTCTTGACGCTTTATGTAAATCAGCCTGATAATGCTGGACACCGCAATGGGCCGGATTCAAAAGAA GTAAATCAAGCAGTGAGAGGTGTTGATCAAATGATTGAAAGGCTCTTTGCTGGTTTGCAGTCCAAAAACCTGTTGAATTGTGTCAATGTCATCATTTTGTCTGATCACG gtATGTCTAGCACTGACTGTAAGCTCGTTGTTAACgttgaaaattatgttaatgtTTCGAATATCTTTTCAACTATGGGTCCTTTTGGCAGAGTGCGTCCCAAAGGCAGAAGAGATGCAA atgtgttaaatagtttgataAAGAAAATGCAGTGCCAGAGTCAGCATATGAGAGTTTATCCCAAAGAGCAACTCCCAGTCAGATGGCACTATGCAGACAGTGACAGAATCGAACCCATCTTCTTGGATATGGACTCCCGCTGGACTGTTGTCAG tcgGAGCGCAAAATCTGGAGATGACATTTGTAGCGGTGGTGCTCATGGATACGATAATTATTATACTGATATGAGA tcTATTTTCATGGCTCATGGTCCATCGATAAAATCTAGCACCAAGATCAAGCCTTTCATCAATACCGAGTTGTATGAATTAATGACTG AACTGATCAACATCCAACCAGAACCTAACAATGGTACAAGGGGAAGTTTACACCAAATTCTGAAATCTCCAAAAAAGTTGCCAATTCAGCTGGAACAGGACCCACCTGCTACTGGGCTTGTTCCAAGAGATAATCAAGATTATAAATTCCGAGTCGATGCGGCAGAGTGTTCTTGTaaacag GCTCGTAAACAAGTGGAGATTACTGATAAAGATTCCAAACGAGATCTTCATCTACCATTTGGTGTTCCATACAGCGCACAAGACAACAGAACGCTACTCATGATGTATAATGAAGAAAACATAATTGCATTTGATCTGAAATATAGATTACCTTCGTGGACATCATTCAATCTCGAGAAGAAG gagGAAGTTTCTAAGGTGGGTGATGTTTGCTTCACGGCTGATGCCAGAATACCAAATGCTGATACTGCAAAATGTAGTGATTATGACAACACAGTTGTGAAAAGGAAGTCAATTGTACAACGTCCTCTTTATCCCATCA GTTTTTCAAAATCTGCAACAAAGGAACAAGCTTTATATGTTTCGAATTCTATTCCAAAGTCAATGAATCACACAAATTCTCTGGAAACAGAAATCAACCGAATACTTAATCGGTGGGCTGCCCAAAGCGGCTCTTTGAATGTAGTGATGGGTGCTGCTTTTGATTTATCTGCAAATGGTCTGAAGCAATCTCTTGGAAAGATAAT AAGgttaaaagaaaagtatggATCATTAGTTGTACCAACTCACATTTTTGTAATAGCAACTTGGTGTACTACCTCTTCTGACTCTCTGAAAAATTGCCCTCCATCGAAATTGGACAGTAAAGGATTTTTGCTACCAAATGACCCATTTACTCAGAATTGTGAA
- the LOC107450275 gene encoding ectonucleotide pyrophosphatase/phosphodiesterase family member 3 isoform X2, translating into MFSRQLFQSIALLVGVYFLGKSHGFIDPKEPEEIIVSSNSDLIENSPSQLAPAGGCPRQQGKCPSSFQGTPPLLLISLDGFRPDYLKRGISPTLNKIAQCGSSADFMYPVFPSKTFPNHYSIVTGLNPESHGIVDNNMYDPKTRKIFKMNIPEALNPFWYLKDPIWVTALKQGKKTASFYWPGSDVKINNVLPTYSRKYVAKTSYNARVDQILQWLELPPANRPSFLTLYVNQPDNAGHRNGPDSKEVNQAVRGVDQMIERLFAGLQSKNLLNCVNVIILSDHGMSSTDCKLVVNVENYVNVSNIFSTMGPFGRVRPKGRRDANVLNSLIKKMQCQSQHMRVYPKEQLPVRWHYADSDRIEPIFLDMDSRWTVVSRSAKSGDDICSGGAHGYDNYYTDMRSIFMAHGPSIKSSTKIKPFINTELYELMTELINIQPEPNNGTRGSLHQILKSPKKLPIQLEQDPPATGLVPRDNQDYKFRVDAAECSCKQARKQVEITDKDSKRDLHLPFGVPYSAQDNRTLLMMYNEENIIAFDLKYRLPSWTSFNLEKKEEVSKVGDVCFTADARIPNADTAKCSDYDNTVVKRKSIVQRPLYPISFSKSATKEQALYVSNSIPKSMNHTNSLETEINRILNRWAAQSGSLNVVMGAAFDLSANGLKQSLGKIIRLKEKYGSLVVPTHIFVIATWCTTSSDSLKNCPPSKLDSKGFLLPNDPFTQNCESPSAMIEKNSARVVDIENLTGLSFFTGLPVYDAVRLRTGMPQRSVS; encoded by the exons CTCTTCCAATCAATCGCTCTGCTTGTTGGCGTCTATTTTCTAGGCAAATCTCATGGTTTCATTGATCCAAAAGAACCTGAAGAAATCATCGTTTCTTCAAATTCTGACCTTATAG aaAATTCTCCATCGCAATTAGCACCTGCTGGAGGATGTCCAAGGCAGCAAGGAAAATGCCCGTCGAG tTTTCAAGGCACTCCACCTCTACTCTTGATATCTTTGGATGGATTCCGCCCTGATTATTTAAAGAGGGGTATATCTCCCACTCTCAACAAAATAGCTCAGTGCGGCTCAAGTGCAGATTTTATGTATCCAGTTTTTCCTTCGAAAACATTTCCCAACCACTACAGTATCGTTACC GGGTTAAATCCTGAATCTCACGGCATTGTGGATAACAATATGTACGATCCAAAGAcccgaaaaatatttaaaatgaatatccCAGAGGCTTTGAATCCCTTCTGGTACCTGAAAGATCCG ATATGGGTAACTGCTCTAAAGCAAGGTAAGAAAACTGCCTCATTCTACTGGCCAGGATcagatgtaaaaattaataacgtgTTACCCACTTACAGTAGAAAATATGTTGC AAAAACGAGTTATAATGCTAGGGTTGATCAGATTCTTCAATGGTTGGAACTCCCTCCTGCTAATCGACCTAGTTTCTTGACGCTTTATGTAAATCAGCCTGATAATGCTGGACACCGCAATGGGCCGGATTCAAAAGAA GTAAATCAAGCAGTGAGAGGTGTTGATCAAATGATTGAAAGGCTCTTTGCTGGTTTGCAGTCCAAAAACCTGTTGAATTGTGTCAATGTCATCATTTTGTCTGATCACG gtATGTCTAGCACTGACTGTAAGCTCGTTGTTAACgttgaaaattatgttaatgtTTCGAATATCTTTTCAACTATGGGTCCTTTTGGCAGAGTGCGTCCCAAAGGCAGAAGAGATGCAA atgtgttaaatagtttgataAAGAAAATGCAGTGCCAGAGTCAGCATATGAGAGTTTATCCCAAAGAGCAACTCCCAGTCAGATGGCACTATGCAGACAGTGACAGAATCGAACCCATCTTCTTGGATATGGACTCCCGCTGGACTGTTGTCAG tcgGAGCGCAAAATCTGGAGATGACATTTGTAGCGGTGGTGCTCATGGATACGATAATTATTATACTGATATGAGA tcTATTTTCATGGCTCATGGTCCATCGATAAAATCTAGCACCAAGATCAAGCCTTTCATCAATACCGAGTTGTATGAATTAATGACTG AACTGATCAACATCCAACCAGAACCTAACAATGGTACAAGGGGAAGTTTACACCAAATTCTGAAATCTCCAAAAAAGTTGCCAATTCAGCTGGAACAGGACCCACCTGCTACTGGGCTTGTTCCAAGAGATAATCAAGATTATAAATTCCGAGTCGATGCGGCAGAGTGTTCTTGTaaacag GCTCGTAAACAAGTGGAGATTACTGATAAAGATTCCAAACGAGATCTTCATCTACCATTTGGTGTTCCATACAGCGCACAAGACAACAGAACGCTACTCATGATGTATAATGAAGAAAACATAATTGCATTTGATCTGAAATATAGATTACCTTCGTGGACATCATTCAATCTCGAGAAGAAG gagGAAGTTTCTAAGGTGGGTGATGTTTGCTTCACGGCTGATGCCAGAATACCAAATGCTGATACTGCAAAATGTAGTGATTATGACAACACAGTTGTGAAAAGGAAGTCAATTGTACAACGTCCTCTTTATCCCATCA GTTTTTCAAAATCTGCAACAAAGGAACAAGCTTTATATGTTTCGAATTCTATTCCAAAGTCAATGAATCACACAAATTCTCTGGAAACAGAAATCAACCGAATACTTAATCGGTGGGCTGCCCAAAGCGGCTCTTTGAATGTAGTGATGGGTGCTGCTTTTGATTTATCTGCAAATGGTCTGAAGCAATCTCTTGGAAAGATAAT AAGgttaaaagaaaagtatggATCATTAGTTGTACCAACTCACATTTTTGTAATAGCAACTTGGTGTACTACCTCTTCTGACTCTCTGAAAAATTGCCCTCCATCGAAATTGGACAGTAAAGGATTTTTGCTACCAAATGACCCATTTACTCAGAATTGTGAA
- the LOC107450275 gene encoding ectonucleotide pyrophosphatase/phosphodiesterase family member 3 isoform X4, translating into MYFLLFALFVCCVNGGSRFSAPRRKNSPSQLAPAGGCPRQQGKCPSSFQGTPPLLLISLDGFRPDYLKRGISPTLNKIAQCGSSADFMYPVFPSKTFPNHYSIVTGLNPESHGIVDNNMYDPKTRKIFKMNIPEALNPFWYLKDPIWVTALKQGKKTASFYWPGSDVKINNVLPTYSRKYVAKTSYNARVDQILQWLELPPANRPSFLTLYVNQPDNAGHRNGPDSKEVNQAVRGVDQMIERLFAGLQSKNLLNCVNVIILSDHGMSSTDCKLVVNVENYVNVSNIFSTMGPFGRVRPKGRRDANVLNSLIKKMQCQSQHMRVYPKEQLPVRWHYADSDRIEPIFLDMDSRWTVVSRSAKSGDDICSGGAHGYDNYYTDMRSIFMAHGPSIKSSTKIKPFINTELYELMTELINIQPEPNNGTRGSLHQILKSPKKLPIQLEQDPPATGLVPRDNQDYKFRVDAAECSCKQARKQVEITDKDSKRDLHLPFGVPYSAQDNRTLLMMYNEENIIAFDLKYRLPSWTSFNLEKKEEVSKVGDVCFTADARIPNADTAKCSDYDNTVVKRKSIVQRPLYPISFSKSATKEQALYVSNSIPKSMNHTNSLETEINRILNRWAAQSGSLNVVMGAAFDLSANGLKQSLGKIIRLKEKYGSLVVPTHIFVIATWCTTSSDSLKNCPPSKLDSKGFLLPNDPFTQNCESPSAMIEKNSARVVDIENLTGLSFFTGLPVYDAVRLRTGMPQRSVS; encoded by the exons atgtattttttgttgtttgctTTGTTTGTTTGTTGTGTTAATGGTGGTTCAAGATTCAGTGCACCTAGAAGAA aaAATTCTCCATCGCAATTAGCACCTGCTGGAGGATGTCCAAGGCAGCAAGGAAAATGCCCGTCGAG tTTTCAAGGCACTCCACCTCTACTCTTGATATCTTTGGATGGATTCCGCCCTGATTATTTAAAGAGGGGTATATCTCCCACTCTCAACAAAATAGCTCAGTGCGGCTCAAGTGCAGATTTTATGTATCCAGTTTTTCCTTCGAAAACATTTCCCAACCACTACAGTATCGTTACC GGGTTAAATCCTGAATCTCACGGCATTGTGGATAACAATATGTACGATCCAAAGAcccgaaaaatatttaaaatgaatatccCAGAGGCTTTGAATCCCTTCTGGTACCTGAAAGATCCG ATATGGGTAACTGCTCTAAAGCAAGGTAAGAAAACTGCCTCATTCTACTGGCCAGGATcagatgtaaaaattaataacgtgTTACCCACTTACAGTAGAAAATATGTTGC AAAAACGAGTTATAATGCTAGGGTTGATCAGATTCTTCAATGGTTGGAACTCCCTCCTGCTAATCGACCTAGTTTCTTGACGCTTTATGTAAATCAGCCTGATAATGCTGGACACCGCAATGGGCCGGATTCAAAAGAA GTAAATCAAGCAGTGAGAGGTGTTGATCAAATGATTGAAAGGCTCTTTGCTGGTTTGCAGTCCAAAAACCTGTTGAATTGTGTCAATGTCATCATTTTGTCTGATCACG gtATGTCTAGCACTGACTGTAAGCTCGTTGTTAACgttgaaaattatgttaatgtTTCGAATATCTTTTCAACTATGGGTCCTTTTGGCAGAGTGCGTCCCAAAGGCAGAAGAGATGCAA atgtgttaaatagtttgataAAGAAAATGCAGTGCCAGAGTCAGCATATGAGAGTTTATCCCAAAGAGCAACTCCCAGTCAGATGGCACTATGCAGACAGTGACAGAATCGAACCCATCTTCTTGGATATGGACTCCCGCTGGACTGTTGTCAG tcgGAGCGCAAAATCTGGAGATGACATTTGTAGCGGTGGTGCTCATGGATACGATAATTATTATACTGATATGAGA tcTATTTTCATGGCTCATGGTCCATCGATAAAATCTAGCACCAAGATCAAGCCTTTCATCAATACCGAGTTGTATGAATTAATGACTG AACTGATCAACATCCAACCAGAACCTAACAATGGTACAAGGGGAAGTTTACACCAAATTCTGAAATCTCCAAAAAAGTTGCCAATTCAGCTGGAACAGGACCCACCTGCTACTGGGCTTGTTCCAAGAGATAATCAAGATTATAAATTCCGAGTCGATGCGGCAGAGTGTTCTTGTaaacag GCTCGTAAACAAGTGGAGATTACTGATAAAGATTCCAAACGAGATCTTCATCTACCATTTGGTGTTCCATACAGCGCACAAGACAACAGAACGCTACTCATGATGTATAATGAAGAAAACATAATTGCATTTGATCTGAAATATAGATTACCTTCGTGGACATCATTCAATCTCGAGAAGAAG gagGAAGTTTCTAAGGTGGGTGATGTTTGCTTCACGGCTGATGCCAGAATACCAAATGCTGATACTGCAAAATGTAGTGATTATGACAACACAGTTGTGAAAAGGAAGTCAATTGTACAACGTCCTCTTTATCCCATCA GTTTTTCAAAATCTGCAACAAAGGAACAAGCTTTATATGTTTCGAATTCTATTCCAAAGTCAATGAATCACACAAATTCTCTGGAAACAGAAATCAACCGAATACTTAATCGGTGGGCTGCCCAAAGCGGCTCTTTGAATGTAGTGATGGGTGCTGCTTTTGATTTATCTGCAAATGGTCTGAAGCAATCTCTTGGAAAGATAAT AAGgttaaaagaaaagtatggATCATTAGTTGTACCAACTCACATTTTTGTAATAGCAACTTGGTGTACTACCTCTTCTGACTCTCTGAAAAATTGCCCTCCATCGAAATTGGACAGTAAAGGATTTTTGCTACCAAATGACCCATTTACTCAGAATTGTGAA
- the LOC107450275 gene encoding ectonucleotide pyrophosphatase/phosphodiesterase family member 3 isoform X3, producing the protein MFSVQLFQSIALLVGVYFLGKSHGFIDPKEPEEIIVSSNSDLIENSPSQLAPAGGCPRQQGKCPSSFQGTPPLLLISLDGFRPDYLKRGISPTLNKIAQCGSSADFMYPVFPSKTFPNHYSIVTGLNPESHGIVDNNMYDPKTRKIFKMNIPEALNPFWYLKDPIWVTALKQGKKTASFYWPGSDVKINNVLPTYSRKYVAKTSYNARVDQILQWLELPPANRPSFLTLYVNQPDNAGHRNGPDSKEVNQAVRGVDQMIERLFAGLQSKNLLNCVNVIILSDHGMSSTDCKLVVNVENYVNVSNIFSTMGPFGRVRPKGRRDANVLNSLIKKMQCQSQHMRVYPKEQLPVRWHYADSDRIEPIFLDMDSRWTVVSRSAKSGDDICSGGAHGYDNYYTDMRSIFMAHGPSIKSSTKIKPFINTELYELMTELINIQPEPNNGTRGSLHQILKSPKKLPIQLEQDPPATGLVPRDNQDYKFRVDAAECSCKQARKQVEITDKDSKRDLHLPFGVPYSAQDNRTLLMMYNEENIIAFDLKYRLPSWTSFNLEKKEEVSKVGDVCFTADARIPNADTAKCSDYDNTVVKRKSIVQRPLYPISFSKSATKEQALYVSNSIPKSMNHTNSLETEINRILNRWAAQSGSLNVVMGAAFDLSANGLKQSLGKIIRLKEKYGSLVVPTHIFVIATWCTTSSDSLKNCPPSKLDSKGFLLPNDPFTQNCESPSAMIEKNSARVVDIENLTGLSFFTGLPVYDAVRLRTGMPQRSVS; encoded by the exons CTCTTCCAATCAATCGCTCTGCTTGTTGGCGTCTATTTTCTAGGCAAATCTCATGGTTTCATTGATCCAAAAGAACCTGAAGAAATCATCGTTTCTTCAAATTCTGACCTTATAG aaAATTCTCCATCGCAATTAGCACCTGCTGGAGGATGTCCAAGGCAGCAAGGAAAATGCCCGTCGAG tTTTCAAGGCACTCCACCTCTACTCTTGATATCTTTGGATGGATTCCGCCCTGATTATTTAAAGAGGGGTATATCTCCCACTCTCAACAAAATAGCTCAGTGCGGCTCAAGTGCAGATTTTATGTATCCAGTTTTTCCTTCGAAAACATTTCCCAACCACTACAGTATCGTTACC GGGTTAAATCCTGAATCTCACGGCATTGTGGATAACAATATGTACGATCCAAAGAcccgaaaaatatttaaaatgaatatccCAGAGGCTTTGAATCCCTTCTGGTACCTGAAAGATCCG ATATGGGTAACTGCTCTAAAGCAAGGTAAGAAAACTGCCTCATTCTACTGGCCAGGATcagatgtaaaaattaataacgtgTTACCCACTTACAGTAGAAAATATGTTGC AAAAACGAGTTATAATGCTAGGGTTGATCAGATTCTTCAATGGTTGGAACTCCCTCCTGCTAATCGACCTAGTTTCTTGACGCTTTATGTAAATCAGCCTGATAATGCTGGACACCGCAATGGGCCGGATTCAAAAGAA GTAAATCAAGCAGTGAGAGGTGTTGATCAAATGATTGAAAGGCTCTTTGCTGGTTTGCAGTCCAAAAACCTGTTGAATTGTGTCAATGTCATCATTTTGTCTGATCACG gtATGTCTAGCACTGACTGTAAGCTCGTTGTTAACgttgaaaattatgttaatgtTTCGAATATCTTTTCAACTATGGGTCCTTTTGGCAGAGTGCGTCCCAAAGGCAGAAGAGATGCAA atgtgttaaatagtttgataAAGAAAATGCAGTGCCAGAGTCAGCATATGAGAGTTTATCCCAAAGAGCAACTCCCAGTCAGATGGCACTATGCAGACAGTGACAGAATCGAACCCATCTTCTTGGATATGGACTCCCGCTGGACTGTTGTCAG tcgGAGCGCAAAATCTGGAGATGACATTTGTAGCGGTGGTGCTCATGGATACGATAATTATTATACTGATATGAGA tcTATTTTCATGGCTCATGGTCCATCGATAAAATCTAGCACCAAGATCAAGCCTTTCATCAATACCGAGTTGTATGAATTAATGACTG AACTGATCAACATCCAACCAGAACCTAACAATGGTACAAGGGGAAGTTTACACCAAATTCTGAAATCTCCAAAAAAGTTGCCAATTCAGCTGGAACAGGACCCACCTGCTACTGGGCTTGTTCCAAGAGATAATCAAGATTATAAATTCCGAGTCGATGCGGCAGAGTGTTCTTGTaaacag GCTCGTAAACAAGTGGAGATTACTGATAAAGATTCCAAACGAGATCTTCATCTACCATTTGGTGTTCCATACAGCGCACAAGACAACAGAACGCTACTCATGATGTATAATGAAGAAAACATAATTGCATTTGATCTGAAATATAGATTACCTTCGTGGACATCATTCAATCTCGAGAAGAAG gagGAAGTTTCTAAGGTGGGTGATGTTTGCTTCACGGCTGATGCCAGAATACCAAATGCTGATACTGCAAAATGTAGTGATTATGACAACACAGTTGTGAAAAGGAAGTCAATTGTACAACGTCCTCTTTATCCCATCA GTTTTTCAAAATCTGCAACAAAGGAACAAGCTTTATATGTTTCGAATTCTATTCCAAAGTCAATGAATCACACAAATTCTCTGGAAACAGAAATCAACCGAATACTTAATCGGTGGGCTGCCCAAAGCGGCTCTTTGAATGTAGTGATGGGTGCTGCTTTTGATTTATCTGCAAATGGTCTGAAGCAATCTCTTGGAAAGATAAT AAGgttaaaagaaaagtatggATCATTAGTTGTACCAACTCACATTTTTGTAATAGCAACTTGGTGTACTACCTCTTCTGACTCTCTGAAAAATTGCCCTCCATCGAAATTGGACAGTAAAGGATTTTTGCTACCAAATGACCCATTTACTCAGAATTGTGAA